From a single Artemia franciscana chromosome 9, ASM3288406v1, whole genome shotgun sequence genomic region:
- the LOC136031348 gene encoding uncharacterized protein LOC136031348 — MDSCNSCEFGYYLGVERISQQNFVVVLNEEEHQENCLPLIQRYVKPGSVIYSEILDESGYLSSLGYVHITVNYSENNVTELGSIKKLQRAIKIHIKRVESTGKDMNHHIARFKFISSIKNKKELLHQFFTEVGKCYPPFSNKRNRNFYQGNTDSDKQLTICKETNSDEEFIEFSQRDDDEELAGTDSD, encoded by the exons ATGGATTCTTGTAATAGCTGTGAATTTGGATATTACTTGG GTGTTGAAAGAATATCTCAGCAAAATTTTGTTGTGGTATTAAATGAAGAGGAGCATCAAGAAAATTGCCTTCCTCTAATACAGAGATATGTTAAACCTGGGTCTGTTATATATAGTGAAATTTTGGATGAATCTGGTTATTTAAGCAGTCTTGGGTATGTTCATATTACTGTAAACTACTCTGAAAACAATGTTACTGAACTAGGAAGTATTAAGAAGTTGCAGAGAGCAATAAAAATCCATATAAAAAGGGTAGAGTCTACTGGAAAAGACATGAATCATCATATTGCAAGATTTAAGTTTAtatcttcaataaaaaataaaaaggaattgcTACATCAGTTTTTCACTGAAGTAGGTAAATGCTACCCACCATTCTcaaacaaaagaaatagaaactttTATCAAGGAAATACAGATTCTGACAAGCAGCTAACAATATGTAAAGAAACAAACTCTGATGaagaatttattgaatttagcCAAAGAGATGATGATGAGGAACTTGCAGGAACTGATTCTGACTAG